The following proteins are encoded in a genomic region of Oncorhynchus kisutch isolate 150728-3 linkage group LG6, Okis_V2, whole genome shotgun sequence:
- the LOC109891780 gene encoding prolactin-releasing peptide receptor-like, which produces MEPVLERSVGESSNASLAVPPLNRSDPVELFSGLQLLLSYRPLFIPLYCLLVAVACVGNSLLLACILADKKLHNATNFFIGNLAAGDLLMCLSCVPLTASYAFESEGWLFGRPLCHLVPLLQTSTVFVSVLSLTAIAVDRYVVVVHPVRRRISLRGCGALAVGMWLLSLLLATPPSLHTRYLDLRPSGLELVVCEEFWPDSDHLRLLYSCFILLTSYLLPLLSVSVAYCGITAQLRQRCLPGAPSHSLHRWNRTKRKTFSLLVLSVLSFAFCWLPLQVLNLLLDLDQDFLLVGKRHVNLLQVCCHLLAMSSACYNPFIYASLHSKVRLRLRDYLRPLTGRGRQSSLLSQHALQHNTNTCLSMVSDQPIREEQEGPQTNADNSF; this is translated from the coding sequence ATGGAGCCAGTGTTGGAGAGGTCTGTGGGGGAATCCTCCAATGCCAGCCTGGCAGTACCTCCTCTGAACCGCAGTGACCCAGTAGAGTTGTTCTCAGGTCTGCAGTTACTGCTGAGCTACCGCCCTCTGTTCATCCCACTCTACTGCCTCCTGGTGGCCGTGGCCTGCGTGGGCAACTCCCTCCTACTAGCATGCATCCTGGCTGACAAGAAACTCCACAACGCCACCAACTTCTTCATAGGGAACCTGGCTGCAGGCGACCTGCTCATGTGTCTGAGCTGTGTCCCTCTGACCGCCTCCTACGCCTTCGAGTCCGAGGGCTGGCTGTTTGGCCGGCCGCTCTGCCACCTGGTCCCCCTGCTGCAGACCTCCACCGTCTTTGTCTCTGTGCTGTCCCTCACGGCCATCGCTGTGGACCGCTATGTGGTGGTGGTTCaccctgtgaggaggaggatcTCCCTGAGGGGGTGTGGGGCGCTGGCGGTGGGGATGTGGCTTCTGTCCCTGCTTCTGGCaactcctccttccctccacaccCGCTACTTGGACCTGCGTCCCAGTGGGTTAGAGCTGGTGGTGTGTGAGGAGTTCTGGCCAGACTCAGACCACCTGAGGCTGCTCTACTCCTGCTTCATCCTGCTCACCTCCTACCTGCTTCCCCTGCTGTCGGTCAGTGTGGCCTACTGCGGCATTACAGCCCAGCTCCGTCAGCGCTGTCTCCCTGGGGCGCCCTCCCACAGCCTGCATCGCTGGAATAGGACGAAGAGGAAGACCTTCTCTTTGCTGGTACTGTCTGTGCTCTCCTTCGCCTTCTGCTGGCTGCCCTTGCAGGTACTCAACCTGCTACTGGACCTGGACCAGGACTTCCTTCTGGTGGGCAAACGCCACGTCAACCTGCTGCAGGTGTGCTGCCACCTGCTGGCCATGAGCTCTGCCTGCTACAACCCCTTCATCTACGCCTCGCTGCACAGCAAGGTACGCTTGCGCCTCCGCGACTACCTGAGACCCCTGACAGGGCGGGGCCGCCAGAGCAGCCTGCTCTCCCAGCATGCATTACagcacaacactaacacctgtcTCAGCATGGTGTCTGATCAGCCTATCAGAGAGGAGCAGGAAGGGCCACAGACCAACGCTGACAACTCCTTCTAA